A stretch of the Orcinus orca chromosome 1, mOrcOrc1.1, whole genome shotgun sequence genome encodes the following:
- the IL22RA1 gene encoding interleukin-22 receptor subunit alpha-1 isoform X2 — translation MRMLLVILAAGSLVAHFAEDTSDLLQHVKFQSSNFENILTWDSRPESAPDTVYSVQYKTYGETEWQAKEGCQRITRKSCNLTMETGNLTDFYYARVTAIDAGGQSATKMTDRFSSLQHTIIKPPDVTCIPKVRSIQLIVHPTYTPIHTGNGHWLTLEDIFQDLFYHLDLHINHTYQMHLGGKQREFEFFGLTPDTEFLGTIVSLVPTWSKKSIPYMYRAKTLPDQTWTYSFSGAFLFSMGFLVAGLCYLSYRYITKPPPPPNSLDVQHVLTFQPLQFIQEHILSPVFDLSGPSGLAQPVQYSQVKVSGPIEPPGAPPRHSLSEVAYLGQPDLSILRPSGGPPLQTLPPLPYAPQAAPEGGPLSYAPQVTPQTKPPSYTPQAISEAQPPSYTPQATPDSWPPSYGICGEGSGRDPPPMTLSGPKHLGTRGQLQKEAPAGSCSPGGLSLQQVTSLTMEDPQEVKSFHQHLGVHTDREPDSDVVRRGEPRTRSYVKGQLPLLSSVQIEGHPVSLPLQTASRPCSPTDKGPSPWGLLESLVCPSDEGPTTETEAQSPGPRAPDLESPMELDSLFRGLALTVQWET, via the exons ATGAGGATGCTGCTGGTCATCCTGGCGGCGGGATCCCTAGTCG CTCACTTCGCTGAGGACACCTCAGATCTTCTTCAGCACGTGAAATTCCAGTCCAGCAACTTTGAAAACATCCTGACGTGGGACAGCAGGCCGGAGAGTGCCCCAGACACCGTCTACAGTGTGCAGTATAAGAC TTATGGAGAGACAGAGTGGCAGGCAAAGGAGGGCTGCCAGCGGATCACCCGGaaatcctgcaaccttaccatggagacaggcaaccttacGGATTTCTACTACGCCCGGGTCACCGCCATCGACGCGGGAGGCCAGTCCGCCACTAAGATGACCGACCGGTTCAGCTCACTGCAGCACA CTATCATCAAACCACCTGATGTGACTTGTATCCCCAAGGTGAGATCCATCCAGTTGATTGTCCATCCCACCTACACGCCCATCCACACAGGGAATGGCCACTGGCTAACCCTGGAGGATATCTTCCAGGACCTGTTCTATCACTTAGATCTGCACATCAACCACACCTACCAAATG CACCTTGGAGGCAAGCAGAGAGAATTTGAGTTCTTTGGCCTGACCCCTGACACGGAGTTCCTTGGGACCATCGTGAGTTTAGTTCCAACCTGGTCCAAGAAGAGCATCCCCTACATGTACCGAGCGAAGACGCTGCCAG ATCAGACGTGGACCTACTCCTTTTCCGGCGCCTTCCTGTTCTCCATGGGCTTCCTGGTCGCAGGGCTCTGCTACCTGAGCTACAGATACATCACCAAGCCGCCTCCGCCTCCCAACTCCCTG GATGTCCAGCACGTACTGACCTTCCAGCCTCTGCAGTTCATCCAGGAGCACATCCTCAGCCCCGTCTTTGACCTCAGTGGCCCGAGCGGCCTGGCGCAGCCTGTCCAGTATTCCCAAGTCAAGGTCTCCGGGCCCATCGAGCCTCCAGGAGCCCCACCGCGACACAGCCTGTCTGAGGTCGCCTACCTTGGGCAGCCGGACCTCTCCATCCTCCGGCCCTCTGGCGGGCCACCTCTCCAGACACTCCCCCCACTGCCCTATGCCCCCCAGGCTGCCCCTGAGGGCGGGCCCCTGTCCTATGCACCTCAGGTAACCCCCCAAACTAAACCCCCCTCCTACACTCCCCAGGCCATCTCGGAGGCCCAGCCTCCTTCCTACACCCCTCAGGCCACTCCGGACAGCTGGCCTCCTTCCTACGGGATATGCGGGGAAGGCTCTGGCAGAGACCCCCCACCTATGACACTCTCTGGTCCCAAACACCTCGGAACTAGAGGTCAGCTCCAGAAAGAGGCACCAGCTGGAAGCTGCAGCCCAGGTGGCCTTTCTCTGCAGCAGGTGACCTCCTTAACTATGGAGGACCCCCAAGAAGTAAAATCCTTCCACCAGCATCTGGGGGTTCACACGGACAGAGAACCTGACTCTGATGTCGTACGCAGAGGAGAGCCAAGGACACGAAGCTATGTAAAGGGCCAgctgcccctcctctcctctgtccAGATCGAGGGTCACCCCGTGTCCCTCCCTTTGCAGACTGCTTCCCGCCCATGTTCCCCCACAGACAAGGGTCCGAGTCCCTGGGGCTTGCTGGAGTCCCTCGTGTGTCCCAGTGATGAGGGTCCAACAAccgagactgaggcccagagcccaGGCCCTCGGGCCCCAGACCTGGAGTCGCCCATGGAGCTGGACTCTCTGTTCAGAGGCCTGGCCCTGACGGTGCAGTGGGAGACCTGA
- the IL22RA1 gene encoding interleukin-22 receptor subunit alpha-1 isoform X1 translates to MRMLLVILAAGSLVAHFAEDTSDLLQHVKFQSSNFENILTWDSRPESAPDTVYSVQYKTYGETEWQAKEGCQRITRKSCNLTMETGNLTDFYYARVTAIDAGGQSATKMTDRFSSLQHTIIKPPDVTCIPKVRSIQLIVHPTYTPIHTGNGHWLTLEDIFQDLFYHLDLHINHTYQMHLGGKQREFEFFGLTPDTEFLGTIVSLVPTWSKKSIPYMYRAKTLPDQTWTYSFSGAFLFSMGFLVAGLCYLSYRYITKPPPPPNSLMWLATPPVCGRDLGRRKTRHGIENPPGFKGAHTLSEPAAQDVQHVLTFQPLQFIQEHILSPVFDLSGPSGLAQPVQYSQVKVSGPIEPPGAPPRHSLSEVAYLGQPDLSILRPSGGPPLQTLPPLPYAPQAAPEGGPLSYAPQVTPQTKPPSYTPQAISEAQPPSYTPQATPDSWPPSYGICGEGSGRDPPPMTLSGPKHLGTRGQLQKEAPAGSCSPGGLSLQQVTSLTMEDPQEVKSFHQHLGVHTDREPDSDVVRRGEPRTRSYVKGQLPLLSSVQIEGHPVSLPLQTASRPCSPTDKGPSPWGLLESLVCPSDEGPTTETEAQSPGPRAPDLESPMELDSLFRGLALTVQWET, encoded by the exons ATGAGGATGCTGCTGGTCATCCTGGCGGCGGGATCCCTAGTCG CTCACTTCGCTGAGGACACCTCAGATCTTCTTCAGCACGTGAAATTCCAGTCCAGCAACTTTGAAAACATCCTGACGTGGGACAGCAGGCCGGAGAGTGCCCCAGACACCGTCTACAGTGTGCAGTATAAGAC TTATGGAGAGACAGAGTGGCAGGCAAAGGAGGGCTGCCAGCGGATCACCCGGaaatcctgcaaccttaccatggagacaggcaaccttacGGATTTCTACTACGCCCGGGTCACCGCCATCGACGCGGGAGGCCAGTCCGCCACTAAGATGACCGACCGGTTCAGCTCACTGCAGCACA CTATCATCAAACCACCTGATGTGACTTGTATCCCCAAGGTGAGATCCATCCAGTTGATTGTCCATCCCACCTACACGCCCATCCACACAGGGAATGGCCACTGGCTAACCCTGGAGGATATCTTCCAGGACCTGTTCTATCACTTAGATCTGCACATCAACCACACCTACCAAATG CACCTTGGAGGCAAGCAGAGAGAATTTGAGTTCTTTGGCCTGACCCCTGACACGGAGTTCCTTGGGACCATCGTGAGTTTAGTTCCAACCTGGTCCAAGAAGAGCATCCCCTACATGTACCGAGCGAAGACGCTGCCAG ATCAGACGTGGACCTACTCCTTTTCCGGCGCCTTCCTGTTCTCCATGGGCTTCCTGGTCGCAGGGCTCTGCTACCTGAGCTACAGATACATCACCAAGCCGCCTCCGCCTCCCAACTCCCTG ATGTGGCTGGCAACTCCCCCGGTGTGCGGAAGAGATCTAGGGAGAAGGAAGACAAGGCATGGAATAGAAAACCCACCTGGCTTCAAGGGGGCGCACACCCTGTCTGAACCGGCAGCCCAG GATGTCCAGCACGTACTGACCTTCCAGCCTCTGCAGTTCATCCAGGAGCACATCCTCAGCCCCGTCTTTGACCTCAGTGGCCCGAGCGGCCTGGCGCAGCCTGTCCAGTATTCCCAAGTCAAGGTCTCCGGGCCCATCGAGCCTCCAGGAGCCCCACCGCGACACAGCCTGTCTGAGGTCGCCTACCTTGGGCAGCCGGACCTCTCCATCCTCCGGCCCTCTGGCGGGCCACCTCTCCAGACACTCCCCCCACTGCCCTATGCCCCCCAGGCTGCCCCTGAGGGCGGGCCCCTGTCCTATGCACCTCAGGTAACCCCCCAAACTAAACCCCCCTCCTACACTCCCCAGGCCATCTCGGAGGCCCAGCCTCCTTCCTACACCCCTCAGGCCACTCCGGACAGCTGGCCTCCTTCCTACGGGATATGCGGGGAAGGCTCTGGCAGAGACCCCCCACCTATGACACTCTCTGGTCCCAAACACCTCGGAACTAGAGGTCAGCTCCAGAAAGAGGCACCAGCTGGAAGCTGCAGCCCAGGTGGCCTTTCTCTGCAGCAGGTGACCTCCTTAACTATGGAGGACCCCCAAGAAGTAAAATCCTTCCACCAGCATCTGGGGGTTCACACGGACAGAGAACCTGACTCTGATGTCGTACGCAGAGGAGAGCCAAGGACACGAAGCTATGTAAAGGGCCAgctgcccctcctctcctctgtccAGATCGAGGGTCACCCCGTGTCCCTCCCTTTGCAGACTGCTTCCCGCCCATGTTCCCCCACAGACAAGGGTCCGAGTCCCTGGGGCTTGCTGGAGTCCCTCGTGTGTCCCAGTGATGAGGGTCCAACAAccgagactgaggcccagagcccaGGCCCTCGGGCCCCAGACCTGGAGTCGCCCATGGAGCTGGACTCTCTGTTCAGAGGCCTGGCCCTGACGGTGCAGTGGGAGACCTGA
- the IL22RA1 gene encoding interleukin-22 receptor subunit alpha-1 isoform X3, with translation METGNLTDFYYARVTAIDAGGQSATKMTDRFSSLQHTIIKPPDVTCIPKVRSIQLIVHPTYTPIHTGNGHWLTLEDIFQDLFYHLDLHINHTYQMHLGGKQREFEFFGLTPDTEFLGTIVSLVPTWSKKSIPYMYRAKTLPDQTWTYSFSGAFLFSMGFLVAGLCYLSYRYITKPPPPPNSLMWLATPPVCGRDLGRRKTRHGIENPPGFKGAHTLSEPAAQDVQHVLTFQPLQFIQEHILSPVFDLSGPSGLAQPVQYSQVKVSGPIEPPGAPPRHSLSEVAYLGQPDLSILRPSGGPPLQTLPPLPYAPQAAPEGGPLSYAPQVTPQTKPPSYTPQAISEAQPPSYTPQATPDSWPPSYGICGEGSGRDPPPMTLSGPKHLGTRGQLQKEAPAGSCSPGGLSLQQVTSLTMEDPQEVKSFHQHLGVHTDREPDSDVVRRGEPRTRSYVKGQLPLLSSVQIEGHPVSLPLQTASRPCSPTDKGPSPWGLLESLVCPSDEGPTTETEAQSPGPRAPDLESPMELDSLFRGLALTVQWET, from the exons atggagacaggcaaccttacGGATTTCTACTACGCCCGGGTCACCGCCATCGACGCGGGAGGCCAGTCCGCCACTAAGATGACCGACCGGTTCAGCTCACTGCAGCACA CTATCATCAAACCACCTGATGTGACTTGTATCCCCAAGGTGAGATCCATCCAGTTGATTGTCCATCCCACCTACACGCCCATCCACACAGGGAATGGCCACTGGCTAACCCTGGAGGATATCTTCCAGGACCTGTTCTATCACTTAGATCTGCACATCAACCACACCTACCAAATG CACCTTGGAGGCAAGCAGAGAGAATTTGAGTTCTTTGGCCTGACCCCTGACACGGAGTTCCTTGGGACCATCGTGAGTTTAGTTCCAACCTGGTCCAAGAAGAGCATCCCCTACATGTACCGAGCGAAGACGCTGCCAG ATCAGACGTGGACCTACTCCTTTTCCGGCGCCTTCCTGTTCTCCATGGGCTTCCTGGTCGCAGGGCTCTGCTACCTGAGCTACAGATACATCACCAAGCCGCCTCCGCCTCCCAACTCCCTG ATGTGGCTGGCAACTCCCCCGGTGTGCGGAAGAGATCTAGGGAGAAGGAAGACAAGGCATGGAATAGAAAACCCACCTGGCTTCAAGGGGGCGCACACCCTGTCTGAACCGGCAGCCCAG GATGTCCAGCACGTACTGACCTTCCAGCCTCTGCAGTTCATCCAGGAGCACATCCTCAGCCCCGTCTTTGACCTCAGTGGCCCGAGCGGCCTGGCGCAGCCTGTCCAGTATTCCCAAGTCAAGGTCTCCGGGCCCATCGAGCCTCCAGGAGCCCCACCGCGACACAGCCTGTCTGAGGTCGCCTACCTTGGGCAGCCGGACCTCTCCATCCTCCGGCCCTCTGGCGGGCCACCTCTCCAGACACTCCCCCCACTGCCCTATGCCCCCCAGGCTGCCCCTGAGGGCGGGCCCCTGTCCTATGCACCTCAGGTAACCCCCCAAACTAAACCCCCCTCCTACACTCCCCAGGCCATCTCGGAGGCCCAGCCTCCTTCCTACACCCCTCAGGCCACTCCGGACAGCTGGCCTCCTTCCTACGGGATATGCGGGGAAGGCTCTGGCAGAGACCCCCCACCTATGACACTCTCTGGTCCCAAACACCTCGGAACTAGAGGTCAGCTCCAGAAAGAGGCACCAGCTGGAAGCTGCAGCCCAGGTGGCCTTTCTCTGCAGCAGGTGACCTCCTTAACTATGGAGGACCCCCAAGAAGTAAAATCCTTCCACCAGCATCTGGGGGTTCACACGGACAGAGAACCTGACTCTGATGTCGTACGCAGAGGAGAGCCAAGGACACGAAGCTATGTAAAGGGCCAgctgcccctcctctcctctgtccAGATCGAGGGTCACCCCGTGTCCCTCCCTTTGCAGACTGCTTCCCGCCCATGTTCCCCCACAGACAAGGGTCCGAGTCCCTGGGGCTTGCTGGAGTCCCTCGTGTGTCCCAGTGATGAGGGTCCAACAAccgagactgaggcccagagcccaGGCCCTCGGGCCCCAGACCTGGAGTCGCCCATGGAGCTGGACTCTCTGTTCAGAGGCCTGGCCCTGACGGTGCAGTGGGAGACCTGA
- the IL22RA1 gene encoding interleukin-22 receptor subunit alpha-1 isoform X4 — MDELPNSSHMLTIIKPPDVTCIPKVRSIQLIVHPTYTPIHTGNGHWLTLEDIFQDLFYHLDLHINHTYQMHLGGKQREFEFFGLTPDTEFLGTIVSLVPTWSKKSIPYMYRAKTLPDQTWTYSFSGAFLFSMGFLVAGLCYLSYRYITKPPPPPNSLMWLATPPVCGRDLGRRKTRHGIENPPGFKGAHTLSEPAAQDVQHVLTFQPLQFIQEHILSPVFDLSGPSGLAQPVQYSQVKVSGPIEPPGAPPRHSLSEVAYLGQPDLSILRPSGGPPLQTLPPLPYAPQAAPEGGPLSYAPQVTPQTKPPSYTPQAISEAQPPSYTPQATPDSWPPSYGICGEGSGRDPPPMTLSGPKHLGTRGQLQKEAPAGSCSPGGLSLQQVTSLTMEDPQEVKSFHQHLGVHTDREPDSDVVRRGEPRTRSYVKGQLPLLSSVQIEGHPVSLPLQTASRPCSPTDKGPSPWGLLESLVCPSDEGPTTETEAQSPGPRAPDLESPMELDSLFRGLALTVQWET, encoded by the exons atggatgagttgCCAAACTCCTCACACATGTTAA CTATCATCAAACCACCTGATGTGACTTGTATCCCCAAGGTGAGATCCATCCAGTTGATTGTCCATCCCACCTACACGCCCATCCACACAGGGAATGGCCACTGGCTAACCCTGGAGGATATCTTCCAGGACCTGTTCTATCACTTAGATCTGCACATCAACCACACCTACCAAATG CACCTTGGAGGCAAGCAGAGAGAATTTGAGTTCTTTGGCCTGACCCCTGACACGGAGTTCCTTGGGACCATCGTGAGTTTAGTTCCAACCTGGTCCAAGAAGAGCATCCCCTACATGTACCGAGCGAAGACGCTGCCAG ATCAGACGTGGACCTACTCCTTTTCCGGCGCCTTCCTGTTCTCCATGGGCTTCCTGGTCGCAGGGCTCTGCTACCTGAGCTACAGATACATCACCAAGCCGCCTCCGCCTCCCAACTCCCTG ATGTGGCTGGCAACTCCCCCGGTGTGCGGAAGAGATCTAGGGAGAAGGAAGACAAGGCATGGAATAGAAAACCCACCTGGCTTCAAGGGGGCGCACACCCTGTCTGAACCGGCAGCCCAG GATGTCCAGCACGTACTGACCTTCCAGCCTCTGCAGTTCATCCAGGAGCACATCCTCAGCCCCGTCTTTGACCTCAGTGGCCCGAGCGGCCTGGCGCAGCCTGTCCAGTATTCCCAAGTCAAGGTCTCCGGGCCCATCGAGCCTCCAGGAGCCCCACCGCGACACAGCCTGTCTGAGGTCGCCTACCTTGGGCAGCCGGACCTCTCCATCCTCCGGCCCTCTGGCGGGCCACCTCTCCAGACACTCCCCCCACTGCCCTATGCCCCCCAGGCTGCCCCTGAGGGCGGGCCCCTGTCCTATGCACCTCAGGTAACCCCCCAAACTAAACCCCCCTCCTACACTCCCCAGGCCATCTCGGAGGCCCAGCCTCCTTCCTACACCCCTCAGGCCACTCCGGACAGCTGGCCTCCTTCCTACGGGATATGCGGGGAAGGCTCTGGCAGAGACCCCCCACCTATGACACTCTCTGGTCCCAAACACCTCGGAACTAGAGGTCAGCTCCAGAAAGAGGCACCAGCTGGAAGCTGCAGCCCAGGTGGCCTTTCTCTGCAGCAGGTGACCTCCTTAACTATGGAGGACCCCCAAGAAGTAAAATCCTTCCACCAGCATCTGGGGGTTCACACGGACAGAGAACCTGACTCTGATGTCGTACGCAGAGGAGAGCCAAGGACACGAAGCTATGTAAAGGGCCAgctgcccctcctctcctctgtccAGATCGAGGGTCACCCCGTGTCCCTCCCTTTGCAGACTGCTTCCCGCCCATGTTCCCCCACAGACAAGGGTCCGAGTCCCTGGGGCTTGCTGGAGTCCCTCGTGTGTCCCAGTGATGAGGGTCCAACAAccgagactgaggcccagagcccaGGCCCTCGGGCCCCAGACCTGGAGTCGCCCATGGAGCTGGACTCTCTGTTCAGAGGCCTGGCCCTGACGGTGCAGTGGGAGACCTGA